From Geotalea uraniireducens Rf4:
GTGTAAGGCCTTCCCGCTCCCGTCGCGACGCTGGATAACCATTGAATACGTTATGATCAGGGGGGTGAACGATTCCCTCGATGACGCCAAACGGCTGGTACGGCTGATCAGCAATATTCCGTCCAAAGTGAACCTGATTCCGTTTAACGAGCATGATGGCTGTACCTTTCAGGCACCCACCCAAGACTCCATCGATAAATTTCACAAATTTCTTCTCGATAAACATGTTACGGTCATCACCCGCTCCAGCCGCGGCAGCGACATATCGGCAGCCTGCGGACAGTTGAAGGGACGGCTGGACAAGGCGGTGAAAGATTAAAACTTACTTGGATACGAAATGAAGGAGGGCACTACATGAGCGAACAGGTAATCGGCATAATCGGCGGCAGTGGACTGTATGAACTGGATGGCCTTACCGACGTGAAAAGCGTAGCGGTGACGACACCATTTGGTGAGCCGTCCGACGAATTTATCACCGGGGTGCTGGACGGAGTCAGGATGGTATTTCTTCCCCGCCACGGCAAGGGGCATCGGCTGCTGCCGTCGGAAGTCAACTACCGGGCCAATATTTACGGCATGAAGAAGCTCGGGGTGAACCGCCTCATTTCCGTCTCAGCTGTGGGTAGCATGAAAGAGGAAATCGTTCCCGGTCATATCGTCATACCCGACCAGTTTATCGACCGCACCAACGCCAGCCGTGCCAATACATTCTTCGGCAACGGCATCGTTGCCCATGTCCAGTTTGCCGATCCGGTCTGCGCGGAACTGTCTGATATTCTTTTTGCCGCTGCCCAGGCTGCCGGTGCAACGGCCCACAAGGGAGGGACCTATATCTGCATGGAGGGGCCGGCATTTTCCACCAGGGCTGAGTCGATCATGTACCGCTCGTTCGGCGTCTCCGTTATCGGCATGACCAACATCCCGGAAGCAAAGCTGGCCAGGGAATCGGAAATCTGTTACGGTGTCATCGCCCTGGCCACCGATTACGACTGCTGGCACGAGTCCCATGAAGATGTGTCGATAGATGCGATAATCGACACTATCAAGAAGAATGTCGCTATGGCAAAGACGATCATCAAAAATGCCGTCGGCCTCATAAGCGGTGAAAGGGCTTGCCCTTGTTCGTCCGCCATGCAGTATGCCGTTATCACCGAAAAGTCGATTATCCCCGACGAGGTGAAGAAGAACCTCGATATTATTATCGGCAAATACCTGTAATCCCACGGACTTTCATTTATCTCCGGAGGAACGATGAACTTGGAACCGGAATTAACCGAACAGCTTAAGCGGGTACTCAGCTCTTTGGAGCTGCT
This genomic window contains:
- the mtnP gene encoding S-methyl-5'-thioadenosine phosphorylase, with product MSEQVIGIIGGSGLYELDGLTDVKSVAVTTPFGEPSDEFITGVLDGVRMVFLPRHGKGHRLLPSEVNYRANIYGMKKLGVNRLISVSAVGSMKEEIVPGHIVIPDQFIDRTNASRANTFFGNGIVAHVQFADPVCAELSDILFAAAQAAGATAHKGGTYICMEGPAFSTRAESIMYRSFGVSVIGMTNIPEAKLARESEICYGVIALATDYDCWHESHEDVSIDAIIDTIKKNVAMAKTIIKNAVGLISGERACPCSSAMQYAVITEKSIIPDEVKKNLDIIIGKYL